One genomic window of Lagenorhynchus albirostris chromosome 17, mLagAlb1.1, whole genome shotgun sequence includes the following:
- the LOC132507926 gene encoding DNA repair protein RAD51 homolog 1-like has translation MAMQMQLEANADTSVEEESFGPQPISRLEQCGIHANDVKKLEEAGFHTVEAVAYAPKKELINIKGISEAKADKILTEAAKLVPMGFTTATEFHQRRSEIIQITTGSKELDKLLQGGIETGSITEMFGEFRTGKTQICHTLAVTCQLPIDRGGGEGKAMYIDTEGTFRPERLLAVAERYGLSGSDVLDNVAYARGFNTDHQTQLLYQASAMMVESRYALLIVDSANALYRTDYSGRGELSARQMHLARFLRMLLRLADEFGVAVVITNQVVAQVDGAAMFAADPKKPIRGNIIAHASTTRLYLRKGRGETRICKIYDSPCLPEAEAMFAINADGVGDAKD, from the coding sequence ATGGCTATGCAGATGCAGCTTGAAGCAAATGCAGATACTTCAGTGGAAGAAGAGAGCTTTGGCCCACAACCTATTTCTCGATTAGAGCAATGTGGCATACATGCCaatgatgtgaagaaattggaagaaGCTGGATTCCATACTGTGGAGGCTGTTGCCTATGCACCAAAGAAGGAGCTAATAAATATTAAGGGGATTAGTGAAGCCAAAGCTGATAAAATTCTGACTGAGGCAGCTAAATTAGTTCCAATGGGTTTCACCACTGCAACTGAGTTCCACCAAAGGCGGTCTGAGATCATACAGATTACTACCGGCTCCAAAGAGCTTGACAAACTACTTCAAGGAGGAATTGAGACTGGATCCATCACAGAGATGTTTGGAGAATTCCGAACTGGGAAGACCCAGATCTGTCATACGTTGGCTGTAACATGCCAGCTTCCCATTGACCGAGGTGGAGGTGAAGGAAAGGCCATGTACATTGACACCGAGGGTACCTTTAGGCCAGAACGGCTGCTAGCAGTGGCTGAGAGATATGGCCTCTCTGGCAGTGACGTCCTGGATAATGTAGCATATGCTCGAGGGTTCAACACAGACCACCAGACCCAGCTCCTTTATCAAGCGTCAGCCATGATGGTAGAGTCCAGGTATGCACTGCTAATTGTAGACAGTGCCAACGCCCTCTACAGAACAGACTATTCGGGTCGAGGTGAGCTTTCCGCCAGGCAGATGCACTTGGCCAGGTTTCTGCGGATGCTTCTGCGACTTGCTGATGAGTTTGGTGTAGCAGTGGTAATCACCAACCAGGTGGTAGCCCAAGTGGATGGAGCAGCCATGTTTGCTGCAGATCCTAAAAAACCTATTAGAGGAAATATCATTGCTCATGCCTCAACAACAAGACTGTACctgagaaaaggaagaggggaaacCAGAATCTGCAAAATCTATGACTCTCCTTGTCTTCCTGAAGCTGAAGCTATGTTTGCCATCAATGCGGATGGAGTAGGAGATGCCAAGGACTGA